The proteins below come from a single Verrucomicrobiota bacterium genomic window:
- a CDS encoding nucleotidyltransferase: protein MDARVEFVLVGGFASVAHGASLVTRDVDVCMRFSPENLARLNQALATLHPVHRMTPQRLPFDLSADAGRGLKNLYLETDLGVLDCLGEVLGVGDFDRVNAHGVDIDIPGGKCRVLDISALIQAKQAMGRPHDLLTVTQLQAIRERKRG from the coding sequence ATGGACGCCCGCGTTGAGTTTGTCCTCGTTGGCGGCTTTGCATCGGTGGCGCACGGGGCGTCGCTGGTGACGCGTGATGTGGATGTTTGTATGCGTTTTTCCCCGGAGAACCTTGCACGTTTGAATCAGGCCTTGGCAACGCTGCATCCGGTTCATCGGATGACACCGCAAAGGTTGCCGTTTGACTTATCAGCGGATGCTGGAAGGGGCCTAAAAAATCTTTACCTGGAGACTGATCTGGGCGTACTCGATTGTCTGGGGGAAGTGCTTGGAGTGGGGGATTTTGACAGGGTCAATGCTCACGGGGTGGACATTGACATTCCGGGAGGCAAATGCCGGGTCTTGGATATTTCCGCGCTCATCCAGGCCAAACAGGCCATGGGGCGGCCCCACGACTTATTGACCGTAACCCAACTTCAAGCCATCCGGGAACGCAAGCGCGGTTGA